Proteins encoded by one window of Chthoniobacterales bacterium:
- a CDS encoding cyclase family protein translates to MRIFDLSQPLADGAPNCPVHPPVQLPRIADHPADGWRMEVFHFASHTGTHLDAPLHKLANGASIDAFPLETFTGPAHVADLAGIGPDHAIDRAALASALPDDLAGKIVLLNTGWGHRRAKTEEWHYHSPYLSPEGAEWLVARGVKGIGIDHYSIGGSRDPDNTRTHEIVLGAGIWVVEDLCFRDGWREAAEGAIFQALPLLVPGLSGSPCRAVFIQIP, encoded by the coding sequence ATGCGCATCTTTGACCTCTCCCAGCCCCTCGCCGACGGCGCACCTAACTGCCCGGTCCATCCGCCCGTGCAACTCCCGCGCATCGCCGACCATCCCGCCGATGGCTGGCGCATGGAAGTCTTCCATTTCGCCTCGCACACCGGCACGCACCTCGACGCCCCGCTCCACAAGCTCGCCAACGGCGCGAGCATCGACGCTTTCCCGCTCGAGACCTTCACCGGCCCCGCTCACGTCGCCGATCTTGCCGGCATCGGCCCCGATCACGCCATCGATCGCGCCGCGCTTGCGTCCGCCCTGCCCGACGACCTCGCCGGCAAGATCGTCCTCCTGAACACCGGCTGGGGTCATCGCCGCGCGAAGACCGAGGAATGGCACTACCACTCGCCCTACCTCTCTCCCGAGGGCGCGGAGTGGCTCGTCGCCCGGGGCGTGAAAGGCATCGGCATCGACCACTATTCCATCGGCGGCAGCCGCGATCCCGACAACACCCGCACGCACGAGATCGTTCTTGGCGCAGGCATCTGGGTCGTCGAGGATCTCTGCTTCCGCGACGGCTGGCGCGAGGCCGCCGAGGGCGCCATCTTCCAGGCCCTCCCGCTGCTGGTGCCCGGCCTCTCCGGCTCGCCCTGCCGCGCCGTTTTCATCCAGATTCCATGA
- a CDS encoding aldo/keto reductase encodes MKYRPLGQTGLNVSVLSFGASSLGGVFHSVKLDECIETVHAALDGGINFIDVSPAYGGTRAEKVLGRALEGVDRSRYLLATKIGSYSEARGDYDFSRASTERSVEHSLVRLGVDHIDLIQCHDIEFADHDQIVNETLPALHNLKKQGLVRHVGITGLPLNVFPSILDRVEPGIVETILSFCHYELNDTSLGDLLPSLKEKGVGVINASPTGMGLLTPQGAPGWHPASEAIKEGCRKAVAHCQARGVDIVKLAVQFCCANPDIATTLVGTARPQNIRDNIAYASEPLDEQLLAEVLDILAPIHNHNFTRGLPAHRDPILA; translated from the coding sequence ATGAAGTATCGTCCTCTTGGCCAGACCGGCCTGAACGTTTCCGTCCTCAGTTTCGGCGCTTCTTCGCTCGGAGGAGTCTTTCATTCCGTGAAACTCGACGAATGCATCGAGACCGTGCATGCCGCGCTCGACGGCGGGATCAATTTCATCGACGTGTCACCAGCCTACGGGGGCACCCGCGCCGAGAAGGTGCTCGGCCGCGCGCTCGAGGGCGTGGATCGGTCCCGCTACCTCCTCGCCACGAAGATCGGCAGCTACAGCGAGGCCCGCGGCGACTACGACTTCTCCCGCGCCAGCACCGAGCGCAGCGTCGAGCACAGCCTCGTGCGACTCGGCGTCGATCATATCGATCTCATCCAGTGTCACGACATCGAGTTCGCGGATCATGACCAGATCGTGAACGAGACGCTGCCGGCACTGCACAACCTCAAGAAGCAGGGACTTGTCCGTCACGTCGGCATCACCGGCCTGCCGCTGAATGTTTTTCCAAGCATTCTCGACCGCGTCGAACCCGGCATCGTGGAGACGATCCTCTCGTTCTGCCATTACGAGCTCAACGACACCTCGCTCGGCGATCTCCTGCCTTCCCTCAAGGAAAAGGGGGTCGGCGTCATCAACGCATCGCCGACCGGCATGGGGCTGCTCACGCCCCAGGGAGCGCCGGGCTGGCATCCCGCCAGCGAGGCGATCAAGGAGGGCTGCCGCAAGGCTGTCGCGCATTGCCAGGCGCGCGGAGTGGACATCGTGAAGCTGGCCGTCCAGTTCTGCTGCGCGAATCCCGACATTGCCACCACGCTCGTCGGCACCGCCCGCCCGCAGAACATCCGGGACAACATCGCCTACGCCAGCGAGCCCCTGGACGAGCAGCTTCTCGCCGAGGTGCTCGATATCCTCGCGCCGATCCACAATCACAACTTCACCCGCGGCCTTCCCGCGCATCGGGACCCCATCCTCGCCTGA
- a CDS encoding AraC family transcriptional regulator codes for MRPADASPPGFMSRAVRKARRFYLQLEPDQKGRFTVLCGGWERCAPNYDVNRSRFPHHGVEFVADGEGWLELNGKSHPLHRGVAFAYGPGVPHRMRTHPDRCLVKYFVDFAGSDCVPLLAECGLTPGVCRAVAEPDTAIAAFEQVLAAGLDYGRHVARVTALQAEVLLLRLSDAHQPLDGRLRSRQTFERCRAHLDAHFLELRAVEDVACACHVDPAYLSRLFAMHGGEPPYRYLMRRKMAYAAELLHGGSLIVREVADRLGLDPFQFSRAFKRIHGISPAKFMALYAGASGEERESPRNEQA; via the coding sequence ATGCGTCCTGCCGATGCCTCGCCGCCGGGCTTCATGTCGCGTGCCGTGCGGAAGGCACGGCGTTTCTATCTCCAGCTCGAGCCCGACCAAAAGGGCCGCTTTACCGTCCTCTGCGGAGGCTGGGAACGCTGCGCGCCGAATTACGACGTCAACCGCTCCCGCTTTCCTCATCACGGCGTGGAGTTCGTTGCGGACGGGGAAGGCTGGCTGGAATTGAACGGAAAGTCGCACCCGCTTCACCGCGGTGTCGCCTTCGCCTACGGCCCCGGCGTTCCGCATCGGATGCGCACGCATCCCGATCGCTGCCTGGTGAAGTATTTCGTGGATTTTGCGGGGAGTGACTGCGTCCCGCTGCTTGCCGAGTGCGGCTTGACGCCCGGCGTATGCCGCGCGGTGGCGGAGCCGGACACGGCGATCGCGGCCTTCGAGCAAGTGCTGGCTGCGGGGCTGGATTACGGCCGACACGTGGCGCGCGTCACCGCCCTGCAGGCGGAGGTGTTGCTGCTGCGACTTTCGGATGCCCACCAGCCGCTCGACGGGCGACTGCGCTCGAGGCAGACGTTCGAGCGATGTCGAGCCCATCTCGACGCGCACTTCCTCGAACTGCGCGCGGTCGAGGACGTCGCGTGCGCCTGCCATGTCGATCCGGCGTATTTGAGCCGGCTCTTTGCGATGCACGGAGGCGAACCGCCGTATCGGTATCTGATGCGCCGGAAAATGGCGTATGCCGCCGAGCTGCTCCACGGCGGGAGCCTGATCGTCCGAGAGGTGGCCGACCGGCTCGGGCTCGACCCGTTTCAGTTTTCTCGCGCCTTCAAGCGCATCCATGGCATTTCGCCGGCGAAATTCATGGCCCTCTACGCCGGGGCGAGCGGCGAGGAGCGGGAATCGCCTCGCAACGAACAAGCCTGA